The Loxodonta africana isolate mLoxAfr1 chromosome 1, mLoxAfr1.hap2, whole genome shotgun sequence genomic sequence cttttttttaactgcagCCCAGTCTCTGTCCCAGCAATGATCAGTTGTGAACTGATAATGTAAAGTGAATGAAGCTTTACTGATGAAAATGATCTGTAAATTTCTAATGCAAATTTTGTAGTATGTTATTACACATCCTTATGTAACACCATTCTGTGATGTATTTGTATATCCTTTTTCTTTAgatttcagaagttgattgcaaAGATGCACTAGAAATGATCTGTAACTTAGAATCTGAGGGTGATGAAAAAAGTGCTCTTGTTTTATGTACTGCGTTTTTATCACGTCAGCTACAACAAGGAGATATGTACTGTGCTTGGtaagttaattttctttttttaagaaaaatttgtTAAATAAGAATACAGAAAGGTTATGAGAATTTAGGTAATTTAGGAACATTTTTTGAACATATTTTAAGGTCTTTGCAGAACAAAAAACTTATTTTTAGATACACTTTGTGCAAACTAATCAAGTATTTCAAAACTTTAAAATCTTTTTGTACTTTTAGCATTAAGGAACACACAATTCTTTAGCATACCAATAGTGATCGTCCACgcaggacattttttaatgttagaAGGTGAAAGAAAGGTTTATTTTGTCTAATGCCATAACCAAAATTTTCAGATATGCAAACAACCTATAATTGaatgtgtgtattttttctttttttaccctcTGCATATTGAACCCTTTTAGCTATAGAACTAGCTGTTGGCCATCTATGTGTGGAAATATAGTTCACTTTCCACCTAGAAAAATAAGTATTGCTCACTAACTTCTTCAATATAAGTTTCTTTGTATTGTAAATTTCCAAGTGGCCAAAGCTTGGTATATGTAATCTTTTGTGAAGCTACAACTGGCAGAGACGTTGACTTCAGCTAACCAAGGAGCCTAAGATGATCAGCTGCCTTAAATTACTGTTAGCTAATATCGCTAATTTATCTTGTCAACACTAATATTAGGTATGTTTATGGAAAACAAGTAGATTTTCTAGGTATAATATAGCATAAATATCTTTGATGACTAAGAAATTAATGTGTTAAATGGCAAAAAGACATCAGTATTTGATTTTATATAATAAGACAAAAGCAGTCTACTACAAGCTTTTGAGTAGAAGGTTAGCAAAATAGAGTTTATGTTTAAGAAGCTGTTTAATACAAACAGTTGGGAATTGATTGGGGACTGAATGAGGGCAAAGTTGGGGAAGGGAGTGGCAACAGAATTGAGACAAGAAAATCAGCTAGAAAGCCATTAAATAGTTCAGCTGGGAAGTTATGAAGGCTTCCTTTTGGTTGTGGGATCAgatgaaaaaaatattgaagaagATAACAttcttgaggaaggaaaaagTAGAGAGGTAGTGTCAGTGAAAGAATGTTAATCTTTTTTCATACATTGTTTCAAGTTTCAGAAGGCATCAAAGCAGAGAAGTCTTTTAAAGAAGTAGAGAGGCGAAGGTGGTCAGGATTGGAGAGAGATTTCGAAGTCCTCAATATATAGGTTAAAATCAGTAAATGGGAATGTTATTCAGGTAGGCGGTGTAAAGGCTACAGTTCTAGGactggaaaatgaaaaatgtagAAGCAAGAAAGTAGATTTTTATGGAATTTAATCATGGAGAACAGAAGAGAAATAATAGGTTAAAAGGAGGAAAACTCATCACCTCAGTAGGACTTCTTTCTatgaaaaatatattattattgcATTTGAAGTacgttttaaagtttatttttttgatttcttatttcaCTGTTACAACAGATGAATTACTTTCTTTACATAGGTTCTGTGTCATCATTGATTCTTAACATTTATCTAGTAACCTTATTAGTTAGCTTTAGATTTAAATTGGAAGTCGAGGTAAGAGGTAAATGTTTTTTGAAAATGATTAAGGCATTGATACTTTGTGCTTTTTATTACATTGTTGAAGATGAGATGTGGCTCAGAGTTACCATTTGTATAATTTGCTTAAATGTCAGGTGCTTTTCTGATTAAAAGTAGTGTTTCTCTGGGATTGAAAAATATTAATCAATAAAATGATaaatcatattttaattttatttaatctttagaAAAGTGGGAActatttccttattttaaacttaATTCCACATGTAGAAATGGAATCTAAAACCAGTTTTTATTTCAAATGTAATGATGGGACTGATAAGGTCTATGCTTATTACATAACTgcgccaacttttttttttttttttttcctagggaACTTACTCTCTTCTGGAGCAAATTACAGCAAAGAGTAGAACCATCCATACAAGTGTATCTAGAGAGGTGTCGTCAACTTTCTTTATTAACCAAGACGGTATATCACATTTTCTTCTTGATTAAAGTTATTAATTCAGAGGTAAGAATAATCAttaatttcttaatttaaaaatatataaattatctttaataaaagactttaacttttattattttggcaCATCTTTGAGTGTTTTTTACTTCATTTAGTGCTTTGaacatttgttttcttattagCCCTTTAGGACATTTGATATACAAACTTGAAATTGCAAATGAGAGCCAGGGGCTTGCTCTTGGTCTGAAGAAAAGCAGTATACATCACACCTACATTTTATCACTCTTCAGTTGTTGCTCCTTGATGTTATACTACTTTGATAACTTGGCTGTAATGGAACTTGGGAAGTTTAAAGAGGAATAGAGAGATATCTTCCTTTGCTAGCAGTATGGCAGATTAGATTATCTAAAAACCCTCCTACTGCAAAACATCCAGAAATACTTGATAAAatataacaaactttttttttttttaacgtttagCATCTGGGATTGCAAGAATATTAGGGAAATTTCTAGGGCCTCAAAGGAAGAAGAACCTAAAAACTGGAGTAGAAAGCTTGGGCTGATGCTGTACCTCTCCAGCCTGGTGGGGGTTGGGATGTATTACTACTTGCAGTGACCAAGGAGTTTGAGTTTTCATATTCACACTGGGACAGGAGATAGCTATATGGGGATAAGAGATAAGGCTTTGGGCCCTCTCAAGGTAGAGAGTTAGAACTGAAGCCCTGTATATAAAGCTGACAACTGTGAAATACTATAATTTCATTGAAAAGGTAGACtagaaaaaatatacattttctAACACAGATGGATGATAGGGAAAATTGTGTATGCCCATCTGTGTTCTGGGTCAGGGGAAAATGTTTCATCTAAGAAGTTGTAACCATAGGTCTTCACTCACACAGATTTGAGGTCCAAATTTACCCTGTCTACATAGTACAGGAACTCCCATGCCAAGTAAGTAAGGTTTAAGGAAGTAGAGACGGAGCCCTGGGCTGGTAATACCCCTGTCATACCTAGCAGAAGCAAATATAGCACTGCTTTGAAGGAACATGTCATCAAAATAGTACAAAATAACTACACAAGTTTTGTGAAAGATCTTTAAAGATGCTAGAGACACCCATATGGGGCCATTTCTTCCCAgttgtcctttctttcctttcactttcaaaataggtctctttgtattttttcttcttgcccATTATCTTTTTGGTCTTTGTACTTTTGCTTTTCCTAGAATCAAGGCCCCTTTTTCAGTATCACAGCCTTCTTCCCTCGCTCTCCCTTTGGACCACAAATCTAAGCTTCTGTTCtagtaaaaatttattttcctcttgATCTGTGAAACTACAGGTCCTATTGCctcttttgtctttctttcttgccttttgatCCTTTATTACGTATACCACATTTCCATGGATGTGGCCAGATACCATGGCTGGCTGATTCCTCAtattttcctgttcccttctaaCCTTTTAAAATGCATCTTCTTCTTTCCTCCTGTATGTTTCAAGTGACTCTTACCTTCATTACTGCTCTTTTCTCAAAATAATAGTTTAAGATGCgaatctaaaaaaagaaaaagtttattgGGTTTTTGCCTCCTCCTGCTTAAGTTGGTCTAGCCATGAGGTAGGTGATTTGACATTCAGTTTTATGGTAGCAATAGATTCTCCATTATGAAGAATTGAATAACTTTTTCTGTTAGAAGTGAAATTCTTCTTTCATTACTAATAAGACAGGAAATAGGGAGATACTCTTGGTTCTGTAATTTGATTAAGAGTATTTTGTTTCATAAGGATTACAAATAAAAACTTAGGATATGAGATTTGTGATACAGGTAATGACTGCCTATAAATCACTTCCTATGTGTCAGACACTATACTAAACTATCGCAGAAACTTTAGAAACAATCTTTAATACACACAGCaattttattaagtttttttttttttaagtgctattATGACCCCCTATTTAGTAAGTGGAATATGAAAGGTCAGAGAAGTCGAATAACTTCCAAGTTTGCCTAGCTATTAAGTCATTTCACATCCCAAGTCTTATCTTGTGGCTCCAGTGCTTTTTCTGCTATTCTGTACAGTtcattatacacatatatacacacacgtaagCACACGTGCACATGCACATCCGCCAGACTAAGCTGCAGTGCTTTTAGAAggggcatcttttcatatgcgGCTATTATGATAATAACATTTTCTATTTGCTTTTCACAGACTGAAGGGGCTGGACTTGCCACTTGTATAGAACTATGTGTAAAAGCTCTTCGCTTGGAATctacagaaaatactgaagtgaAAATATCTATTTGCAAGACCATTTCGTGCTTGTTGCCTGATGATCTGGAAGTTAAACGTGCCTGTCAACTGAGTGAATTTCTTATTGAGCCTACAGTAGATGCATATTATGCTGTGGAAATGTTGTATAACCAGCCGGACCAGAAATATGATGAAGAGAATCTTCCAATACCAAATTCTCTACGTTGTGAGCTCTTACTTGTATTGAAAACTCAATGGCCTTTTGATCCAGAATTCTGGGATTGGAAAACCTTGAAAAGACAATGTCTGGCATTAATGGGAGAAGAAGCATCCATTGTGTCTTCAATAGATGAACTAAATGACAGTGAAGTATATGAGAAGGTAGTAGACTACCAGGAAGAGATTAAAGAAACTTCTGTGAATGGACTTTCTGGTGGAGTTGGTGCTAATTCTGACCTTCTTAAAGGCATTTGTGATGATAAGcagaagaagaaagagataaaACAATTAAGAGAGCGAGGATTTATATCTGCTAGGTTTAGGAATTGGCAAGCCTACATGCAGTATTGTGTGCTATGTGACAAAGAATTCCTTGGTCATAGAATAGTACGACATGCTCAGAAACATTACAAAGACGGGATTTACAGTTGCCCCATATGTGCAAAGAACTTTAATTCTAAAGAAACTTTTGTTCCTCATGTCACATTGCATGTTAAACAATCTAGTAAAGAGAGACTAGCAGCTATGAAACCATTAAGAAGATTGGGAAGGCCTCCTAAGGTCACAACTACCAATGAGAATCAGAAGACTAATAATGCTGTGACCAAGCAGGAACAAAGGCCTATAAAAAAGAATAGTCTCTATTCAACAGATTTCATAGTATTTAATGACAATGATGGTTCAGATGATGAAAATGATGACAAAGATAAATCTTATGAGCCAGAAGTGATCCCAGTCCAGAAACCAGTACCTATTAATGAATTTAATTGCCCTGTAACTTTTTGTAAAAAGGGCTTTAAGTACTTTAAAAATTTGATTGCTCATGTAAAGGGGCATAAGGATAATGAAGATGCCAAGCGCTTTCttgaaatgcaaagcaaaaaagTTATTTGCCAGTACTGTAGACGGCATTTTGTAAGTGTTACTCATCTCAATGATCACTTGCAAATGCATTGTGGCAGTAAGCCATATATCTGTATACAGATGAAGTGTAAGGCCGGTTTTAACAGTTATGCAGAGCTCTTAACCCACAGAAAGGAGCATCAAGTGTTCAGAGCAAAATGTATGTTTCCTAAATGTGGCAGAATTTTTTCAGAAGCTTATTTGCTATATGATCATGAAGCACAGCATTATAATACCTATACTTGCAAGTTCACGGGTTGTGGTAAAGTTTATCGTTCTCAGAGTGAACTAGAAAAGCATCTGGATGATCACAGCACTCCTCCTGAAACAGTCTTGCCTCCCAAAGACCAACTTAATTCATCTGGAGATTCTCTTCAGCCTTCCAGAGTGAATCAGAAcgtagaaggaaacactgcgaAAGAGAGCTCTATGCTTCCTTCAGAAAATAGCATTGAAAACAGCTTACAAGAAGATAGAAGTGATACTTGGGATAAAAGTAAGGCAGAATCAGCTATGACTGAACAAGACCAGGTTTCTGTCCCTGTACTGAAGGAAGCCGATGGACCATTGTCAAATGGTTTGGAAAACCCTGCTACCACACCTCTGCTTCAGGCCAGTGAAGTAGCAGTGTCCATCAAAGTGTCTCTTAATCATGGGGTTGAGGATAACTTTGGAAAGCAAGAAAACTCAACTATAGAAGGCCCTGGTGAATCACTGGTCACAAACTTACATACACCGGTTGAAGATACTTGCAATGATTTGTGTCATCCAGGTTTccaagagagaaaagaacagGATTGCTTTAATGAAGCTCAGATTACTCAGAATTCTTTAGTAAATTCAGAAACCCTCAAAATAGGTGACCTTACCCCACAGAACTTAGAAAGACAAGTGAACAACTTAATGACCTTTTCTGTGCAAAATCAGTCAGGATTTCAGAACAATTTGCCAACTTCCAAGCTTGACTGTGGAGGTAATGTTAAAACATCATCCGGCCTTTATAACTTACCTCTTAAGACATTAGAAAGTATCGCATTTGTTCCACCACAACCCAACCTAAATAGTTCTTTAGGAACTCCATCAGTGCCTGTAAAAGCTCCAGTTCAGAAATTCAGTTGCCAGGTTGAGGGATGTACTCGAACCTATAATTCTTCACAGAGTATTGGGAAACACATGAAGACAGCACACCCTGACCAGTATGCTGCATTTAAAATGCAGCGCAAAAGTAAAAGAGGTCAGAAATCTAACAACCTAAATACACCAAATAATGGaaagtttgtttattttttgccaCCACAGGTGAGCAGCTCCAGTAATGCATTTTTTGCAGCACAAACCAAAGCCAGTGGGAATCCTACTTGTTCAGCCCAGTTGCAGCATGTCTCACCTTCCATTTTTCCAGCTCATTTAACAAATGTGTCAACTCCACTGTTGCCCTCGATGGAAAGTGTCATAAATCCAAATATACCTTCTCAGGACAAAAATGAACAAGGTGGTATGTTATGTTCCCAACTGGAAAATTTATCTGGTACAACCTTGCCAGCACAAATGGAAGATCTAACCAAAACCGTTTTGCCCTTGAATATTGACAGTGGCTCAGATCCTTTCCTTCCTTTGCCTGCAGAAAGTAGTTCAATGTCTCTCTTCCCTTCACCACCAGATGGTGGGACTAATTCTGTTTTTTCCCAACTGGAAAATAATGCAAATCATTTTTCCTCTCAAACTGAAGGAAACACCAATTCCTCCTTCCTAAAGGGGGGTAATGGTGAAAATGCAGTTTTTCCTTCACAAGTAAATGTTGCAGATGACCTCAACAGCACCAGTGCCCAACAGTCTGCAACTGAAAAAGTTAATAAAGACCGTGGACGGGGTCCaaatgggaaggaaagaaaacccAAGCAAAACAAAAGGGCTAAATGGCCTGCAATTATCAGAGATGGAAAATTTATTTGTAGCAGGTGTTACAGGGCTTTTACTAATCCCAGATCACTGGGTGGACACTTGTCTAAACGATCTTTCTGTAAGCCACTGGATGGAGCAGAAATTGCCCAAGAACTTTTACAGAGTAACGGACAGCCTtctcttcttgccagcatgaTTCTCTCTACAAATGCAGTAAATTTGCAGCAGCCACAACAGTCTGCTTTTAGTCCAGAAGCATGTTTTAAAGATCCATCATTTTTGCAGCTTCTTGCTGCTGAAACTCGCTCATCAACGTTTTTACCAAGTACATTTCCTCGTACTGGTGTGACTAACTTTAATACCGGTGTTAGCCAAGAAGGAAGTGAAATCATTAAACAGGCTTTGGAAACCGCTGGCATTCCCAGTACATTTGAGGGTTCAGAAATGCTTTCTCATGTTGTTCCCTCAGGTTGTATCTCAGAGACAGCACAAATAAATGCAGTGGTGATGCCAAATCCAACTGTGCCACCCCTGTTGCAGACTGTATGCCACCCAAACACCCTGCTGACAAGCCAGGATAGGACACCAAACTCCAAAACTCCCTCCATTGATGAATGCAGCAGTTTGCCTGTCTTTCCAGCAAATGACTTACTACTGAAGACTGTTGAAAATGGTTTGTGCTCTAGTTCATTTCCTAATTCTGGTGGGCTTTCACAAAATTTTACCAGTACCAGTTCACGTGTTTCAGTTATAAGTGGTCCCCAGAATGCAAGGTCTAGTCATTTAAATAAAAAGGGAAACAGTGCTtctaagagaagaaagaaagctgTTCCTCCACTGATTGCACCCAGTGCCTCCCAAAACTTGGTAACAagtgacttaacagca encodes the following:
- the ZNF292 gene encoding zinc finger protein 292 isoform X4; this translates as MICNLESEGDEKSALVLCTAFLSRQLQQGDMYCAWELTLFWSKLQQRVEPSIQVYLERCRQLSLLTKTVYHIFFLIKVINSETEGAGLATCIELCVKALRLESTENTEVKISICKTISCLLPDDLEVKRACQLSEFLIEPTVDAYYAVEMLYNQPDQKYDEENLPIPNSLRCELLLVLKTQWPFDPEFWDWKTLKRQCLALMGEEASIVSSIDELNDSEVYEKVVDYQEEIKETSVNGLSGGVGANSDLLKGICDDKQKKKEIKQLRERGFISARFRNWQAYMQYCVLCDKEFLGHRIVRHAQKHYKDGIYSCPICAKNFNSKETFVPHVTLHVKQSSKERLAAMKPLRRLGRPPKVTTTNENQKTNNAVTKQEQRPIKKNSLYSTDFIVFNDNDGSDDENDDKDKSYEPEVIPVQKPVPINEFNCPVTFCKKGFKYFKNLIAHVKGHKDNEDAKRFLEMQSKKVICQYCRRHFVSVTHLNDHLQMHCGSKPYICIQMKCKAGFNSYAELLTHRKEHQVFRAKCMFPKCGRIFSEAYLLYDHEAQHYNTYTCKFTGCGKVYRSQSELEKHLDDHSTPPETVLPPKDQLNSSGDSLQPSRVNQNVEGNTAKESSMLPSENSIENSLQEDRSDTWDKSKAESAMTEQDQVSVPVLKEADGPLSNGLENPATTPLLQASEVAVSIKVSLNHGVEDNFGKQENSTIEGPGESLVTNLHTPVEDTCNDLCHPGFQERKEQDCFNEAQITQNSLVNSETLKIGDLTPQNLERQVNNLMTFSVQNQSGFQNNLPTSKLDCGGNVKTSSGLYNLPLKTLESIAFVPPQPNLNSSLGTPSVPVKAPVQKFSCQVEGCTRTYNSSQSIGKHMKTAHPDQYAAFKMQRKSKRGQKSNNLNTPNNGKFVYFLPPQVSSSSNAFFAAQTKASGNPTCSAQLQHVSPSIFPAHLTNVSTPLLPSMESVINPNIPSQDKNEQGGMLCSQLENLSGTTLPAQMEDLTKTVLPLNIDSGSDPFLPLPAESSSMSLFPSPPDGGTNSVFSQLENNANHFSSQTEGNTNSSFLKGGNGENAVFPSQVNVADDLNSTSAQQSATEKVNKDRGRGPNGKERKPKQNKRAKWPAIIRDGKFICSRCYRAFTNPRSLGGHLSKRSFCKPLDGAEIAQELLQSNGQPSLLASMILSTNAVNLQQPQQSAFSPEACFKDPSFLQLLAAETRSSTFLPSTFPRTGVTNFNTGVSQEGSEIIKQALETAGIPSTFEGSEMLSHVVPSGCISETAQINAVVMPNPTVPPLLQTVCHPNTLLTSQDRTPNSKTPSIDECSSLPVFPANDLLLKTVENGLCSSSFPNSGGLSQNFTSTSSRVSVISGPQNARSSHLNKKGNSASKRRKKAVPPLIAPSASQNLVTSDLTAMGLIAKSIEIPTTNLHSNVIPNCEPQGLVENLTQKLNNVDNQLFMTDVKENFKTNLESHTVLAPLTLKTENGDSQMMDLNSCTTSVNSDLQISEDNVIQNFEKTLEIIKTAMNSQILEVKSGPQSVGETSQNVPVSYNIQLPSVNTAQNNKLPDSSQFPSFIAVMPTKNNIPQSDILHKVDQIQEILEGLQKLKLENDLSSPLSQCVLINTSVTLTSTPVTSTPNASVVQPVSEMVNNIQFSDKVNKPFVCQNQGCNYSAMTKDALFKHYGKIHQYTPEMILEIKKNQLKFAPFKCVVPTCTKTFTRNSNLRAHCQLVHHFTTEEMVKLKIKRPYGRKPQNENSPASRITQVKKQLAMTEENQKEFQPALELGAKKENTLSNVAVVPENQLIEKKSPENIESSAQVITVTSEQHDTNSLTNIQTKGRKTRRHKKEKEEKKRKKPVSQSLEFPTRYSSYRPYRCVHQGCFAAFTIQQNLILHYQAVHKSDLPAFSAEVEEESEAGKESEEIETKQTVKEFRCQVSDCSRIFQAITGLIQHYMKLHEMTPEEIESMTTAVDVGKFPCDQLECKSSFTTYLNYVVHLEADHGIGLRASKADEDGIYKCDCEGCDRIYATRSNLLRHIFNKHNDKHKAHLIRPRRLTPGQENISSKANQEKTKPKYRGTKHSRSGKEGIKMPKTKRKKKNNLDSKNTKIVQIEENKPYSLKRGKHVYSIKARNDALSECTSRFVTQYPCMIKGCTSVVTSESNIIRHYKCHKLSKAFTSQHRNLLIVFKRCCNSQVKEKCSEQEVDKSDVKDSDVCVSESNDNSGTASVPQKEVEKNEKDEMDELTELFITKLINEDSTSVEAQANTSSSVSNDFQENNSCQSEKQKASNLKRLNKEKNVSQNKKRKIEKTEAPLAVDLNSMHKEEETAVAIQTTEDHPASFDWSSFKPMGFEVSFLKFLEESAVKQKKNTDKDHPNSGTKRGAHSNSRRNTDKTAVTNGNHVCSCKESETFVQFANPSQLQCSNNVKIVLDKTLKDCTELVLKQLQEMKPTVSLKKLEIHPKDTDVCAVKDLSIGKATGRGQY
- the ZNF292 gene encoding zinc finger protein 292 isoform X3, translated to MRIKHLIKTNQLSQATALAKLCSDHPEIGTKGSFKQTYLVCLCTSSPNEKLIEEISEVDCKDALEMICNLESEGDEKSALVLCTAFLSRQLQQGDMYCAWELTLFWSKLQQRVEPSIQVYLERCRQLSLLTKTVYHIFFLIKVINSETEGAGLATCIELCVKALRLESTENTEVKISICKTISCLLPDDLEVKRACQLSEFLIEPTVDAYYAVEMLYNQPDQKYDEENLPIPNSLRCELLLVLKTQWPFDPEFWDWKTLKRQCLALMGEEASIVSSIDELNDSEVYEKVVDYQEEIKETSVNGLSGGVGANSDLLKGICDDKQKKKEIKQLRERGFISARFRNWQAYMQYCVLCDKEFLGHRIVRHAQKHYKDGIYSCPICAKNFNSKETFVPHVTLHVKQSSKERLAAMKPLRRLGRPPKVTTTNENQKTNNAVTKQEQRPIKKNSLYSTDFIVFNDNDGSDDENDDKDKSYEPEVIPVQKPVPINEFNCPVTFCKKGFKYFKNLIAHVKGHKDNEDAKRFLEMQSKKVICQYCRRHFVSVTHLNDHLQMHCGSKPYICIQMKCKAGFNSYAELLTHRKEHQVFRAKCMFPKCGRIFSEAYLLYDHEAQHYNTYTCKFTGCGKVYRSQSELEKHLDDHSTPPETVLPPKDQLNSSGDSLQPSRVNQNVEGNTAKESSMLPSENSIENSLQEDRSDTWDKSKAESAMTEQDQVSVPVLKEADGPLSNGLENPATTPLLQASEVAVSIKVSLNHGVEDNFGKQENSTIEGPGESLVTNLHTPVEDTCNDLCHPGFQERKEQDCFNEAQITQNSLVNSETLKIGDLTPQNLERQVNNLMTFSVQNQSGFQNNLPTSKLDCGGNVKTSSGLYNLPLKTLESIAFVPPQPNLNSSLGTPSVPVKAPVQKFSCQVEGCTRTYNSSQSIGKHMKTAHPDQYAAFKMQRKSKRGQKSNNLNTPNNGKFVYFLPPQVSSSSNAFFAAQTKASGNPTCSAQLQHVSPSIFPAHLTNVSTPLLPSMESVINPNIPSQDKNEQGGMLCSQLENLSGTTLPAQMEDLTKTVLPLNIDSGSDPFLPLPAESSSMSLFPSPPDGGTNSVFSQLENNANHFSSQTEGNTNSSFLKGGNGENAVFPSQVNVADDLNSTSAQQSATEKVNKDRGRGPNGKERKPKQNKRAKWPAIIRDGKFICSRCYRAFTNPRSLGGHLSKRSFCKPLDGAEIAQELLQSNGQPSLLASMILSTNAVNLQQPQQSAFSPEACFKDPSFLQLLAAETRSSTFLPSTFPRTGVTNFNTGVSQEGSEIIKQALETAGIPSTFEGSEMLSHVVPSGCISETAQINAVVMPNPTVPPLLQTVCHPNTLLTSQDRTPNSKTPSIDECSSLPVFPANDLLLKTVENGLCSSSFPNSGGLSQNFTSTSSRVSVISGPQNARSSHLNKKGNSASKRRKKAVPPLIAPSASQNLVTSDLTAMGLIAKSIEIPTTNLHSNVIPNCEPQGLVENLTQKLNNVDNQLFMTDVKENFKTNLESHTVLAPLTLKTENGDSQMMDLNSCTTSVNSDLQISEDNVIQNFEKTLEIIKTAMNSQILEVKSGPQSVGETSQNVPVSYNIQLPSVNTAQNNKLPDSSQFPSFIAVMPTKNNIPQSDILHKVDQIQEILEGLQKLKLENDLSSPLSQCVLINTSVTLTSTPVTSTPNASVVQPVSEMVNNIQFSDKVNKPFVCQNQGCNYSAMTKDALFKHYGKIHQYTPEMILEIKKNQLKFAPFKCVVPTCTKTFTRNSNLRAHCQLVHHFTTEEMVKLKIKRPYGRKPQNENSPASRITQVKKQLAMTEENQKEFQPALELGAKKENTLSNVAVVPENQLIEKKSPENIESSAQVITVTSEQHDTNSLTNIQTKGRKTRRHKKEKEEKKRKKPVSQSLEFPTRYSSYRPYRCVHQGCFAAFTIQQNLILHYQAVHKSDLPAFSAEVEEESEAGKESEEIETKQTVKEFRCQVSDCSRIFQAITGLIQHYMKLHEMTPEEIESMTTAVDVGKFPCDQLECKSSFTTYLNYVVHLEADHGIGLRASKADEDGIYKCDCEGCDRIYATRSNLLRHIFNKHNDKHKAHLIRPRRLTPGQENISSKANQEKTKPKYRGTKHSRSGKEGIKMPKTKRKKKNNLDSKNTKIVQIEENKPYSLKRGKHVYSIKARNDALSECTSRFVTQYPCMIKGCTSVVTSESNIIRHYKCHKLSKAFTSQHRNLLIVFKRCCNSQVKEKCSEQEVDKSDVKDSDVCVSESNDNSGTASVPQKEVEKNEKDEMDELTELFITKLINEDSTSVEAQANTSSSVSNDFQENNSCQSEKQKASNLKRLNKEKNVSQNKKRKIEKTEAPLAVDLNSMHKEEETAVAIQTTEDHPASFDWSSFKPMGFEVSFLKFLEESAVKQKKNTDKDHPNSGTKRGAHSNSRRNTDKTAVTNGNHVCSCKESETFVQFANPSQLQCSNNVKIVLDKTLKDCTELVLKQLQEMKPTVSLKKLEIHPKDTDVCAVKDLSIGKATGRGQY